In Nicotiana tabacum cultivar K326 chromosome 10, ASM71507v2, whole genome shotgun sequence, the DNA window GGTCTAGGGGCCCAGGGTGGCGAGGGTGTGGATTAGGGTGTGACAGTAGAGGTGGGGAAGGTTGATaaagaattttggaaaatatttttcctcatgttggtAGGGAAGCAATTTTCCTCCAATTAGAGGAATTTAagcttattaaaaaaatattttttataacatttaagccaaccaaacatgagaaattgatatctttttagaaattatttttcttcatatcaAACACACCCTAAGTTCTAAAACTTTGTATTAGATTCCATTGGTTGCTCCCTTAAAGAAATTTTAAgggtattttaattattttaaggtgAAACCAAAGCACATGACCAAACTTAAAGTTCATCAAACATTGAACGGACTTGGacaattcttttatatttttacaactaATTTTGGGTGTACCGTAAGAAGAAAATGATGAAATAGAGTTATTTCATGTTAAACTGTATATTTTTGGAGAATTTCATTTATATCAAGGGAAAAGGTACTGATATATCCCTCTACGTTTAATAGTATCCCCCATCATCATGTCAATTAAAAATCCACATGGAAAGCCAACTGGAAACTAATGTCTTCTTCTTCCTAAAACCTCCATATATGTAATATCTAGGGTttagttaaaaaattaaaattttctgcTCTCTTCTCTCCTCCTCTATCTTGCTTTTGGTTCCTGTAAAATGTCGCAAGGAAGTTCTTCGTCTCATATTATATGTCACTGTGATATGATAGCCAGCCGAATAAGTTCCACAACTATTTCTAATCCTAGATGAAAGTTCTATAAATTTCCTAAGCCTAAGGTTTGTTCTTGATGTGGTAAAGTTTAAATTTTATATGAAATAAACTTTTAGTCAAGTCTTAACTGTGATTTCATACTATTGACAGATTTATTCATGTGGGGTATTGGGAGTGGGAAGATGAAGTTTCCCCAAATTCACTTATATATGCAATTCGAGAATTGGGTGTTGTTAAGTGTAGACATTGAGAAATCGAAGCAAAAAGTAGCTGCCATGGAGGTTACAAACAATTCTCAAGTGGTTAAAGTTTCAACCTTGGAAGAAAAGGTATCAAAGATGTCGCTCCTTCTTCTGATTTCATCGGCATTTTTTCTGGGTTTCATTGCAGCTTCGATTGTCTTAGGAGTCGTTTTTTTTATGTTGTTAGTTGTTTTATTATGTTCGCTTTATTTAGTGTTTCAACTTTTTTGCGTCAATATTTCATGTTACTGCTAGTGTCCATTATTTCTGGAATTAAATTATTTTGTGTTAATGTTTAATGTTACTGCTAGTTTTAACTTTTAGTGCAATGAATGTTGGTTTGTAAATGTCATGTTACTGCTGGTTTCAACTTTTAATGTCATGTTACTGCTGATTTCTGGTCGCATATATGGACATAATTTCAGTAGTGTTACTGCTGGTTTTAACATATGCTAACACATGACATCCATTGTCAATAACAATTTTAACTAAAAAAGCCAAACACATAACTTTATCAGTAACATAATTCAACAACATTCATTAAGGACTGCCAAAAACTGTAAAGTGCAGTTACATGGACAAAAGAAATGTCACATTTTAACTCCAAAACCTGTCACCACCTAGGTAATAATATGACATTCACTGTAACAGTTAAAGATCCTAAATTAAGTTAAGAATACTGTCACATGCAGTAATTAGATTACATAAGACACCAAAACTATCACGACATTCACATGTTCAGATTTGTGAATTGCCATTTCTTTTTCATGCCATCAACTTGGTCATTCTTTGTCTCTCCAGTTGGTTTCCTGTTATAGAAGCTTTCTCTTTCCATGTGAGGTTCTTTGGTGAGTATGGAAGTTATGTTGGCTCACTCACACCATTGGCATCACCAACAAAGTTGATAGTCCTTATTCCAGTTGGTGCCAAACTTGCTCCCTCATTTGGAGTCTAGTTGTTGCTTCTGACACACTCCTTGGAATTAGAGGGGGTCTGGATTGTCAAATTCTAGATAATCAAAATCTGAAAATGTGGATGCACTGTTGATGGATTGCTTCCTTGGCACAGATGGCGTTGGCATAAACCTGTATTGGGGTCCTATATTGCTACTGGATTGACTTGCTTAACTCAATTGACTGGGTTGGGGTGTTGTTAAGTGCAGCTCTTCTTCAATAGTTAGCCTTGCAGAAGGTGTAGATCTGGTCATGCTTCCATCGCTGTCTTCATCAATCAATGATCTTGGCCTCTTCTTTGTCTTACCACCACCCTTTGGCTGTTTTTCTTTAACAGACTATCaaagtaaaaaaaagtaaaagcaaGAAATGCAATAAAAAGAAATTAGGTTAAAGTATTATTGTAGTAGAATTATATTACCCCTTGAATTGTGCCTGTCCACATGTAGAACAAGTCATCACCCTTCCTTTTCTAGATTGAGACCAATCCCCTTGCCTATTAGTTGCCTCATTCTTTTATCTAGTTCTCTTTACCTTACGCCTACCAGCCATATTCACCATCACTGGTGGCTCCATTGCATGAGCTGGATCTATATTCCAGAACTTCTCTCCTCTCATTGGTTGTAACTTATGTGAATAAGTTAAGAGAAAAGCCTCCTTAGTGTACCACCAATGAATCTCACTCAAAGGATCTAACTTCTTATATAGCAGTTCCCTGATAGCATGAGGACATGGGATTCGAGTGGAGTCCCATGTCCTGcaagtaaactttttcaactccAGGATCACTCTGTGCTTTTCAGGTCCTTTATCCACCTCATAACTAAATTATCCATTGAAGTTAACACTACATTTTTGTGCAATCTTCAAGAACTGGTTATACAACTTCATAGTTTGAGGACTAAACTCTATTTCCATGTCATCACATTACTTTCATGTTCTCTCAACATATTCATCACCTTAACCCGTATGtcttcaagcatctttataataGGCTTGTGCCTAGCATCTAATATCCAAGAATTAAAGGACTCTATTAAGTTATTATCAACTTGTTGGTTCTTGTATACTGTGTCAAAGTATGCTCCACACCATGACTTGGGAGGATACCTCAACAAGTCTTCAACAGCTTCTTTATTCAACTCCCCCAAGTTCTTCAATTGGTCCTTAAAATCTTCTTTATAACTGCTCTATGAACACCACCAAAGGTACTTCTTCAACTCCCCAGCACCCCATCTTTTGCCCCAATTAGCCTCTACGTGCCTCACACATTATCTCACACAGTATCTGTGGTGTGCATCAGGAAGGACATCTTGCATTGCCTCAACCAAGCCGTACATATTAGTTGATAAAAAATAACATTTAAGATAAATTTAAAACTGAAAGTAATaattaacaacaaaaatttaatattttggaaaaaaaaaatatagtaccTTCTGCATGTCTGATATAAATGTGAATCCTTCTTCCAACTTGAGGTCTAATGAATGCTTCAGCAAGGTCAAGAACCAATTCCAGGTAATCAGTTccaaataactttttttttccaCAATAGCCCAAGCTATAGGATAAAAATACTTCAGTGAGTCAAGAGTAACAACAACTAAGAGTTGGCCTTTTACTTTTCCTTTCAAGAATGTTCCATCCAAGCCAACAAAGGGTCTTAGCCCACTCTTAAACCCCACCTTTAGAGCATGAAAATAGATATACATCCAAGAAAATCTCCTATTACCTTCAGCAAGTGCATCCTTGGATGTGTTAATTATGACATCACTTCCTGGATTACTTATTCTCAATTCATTAGCATATGCCTCTATTTTGTTAATACTCATCAACAAAACTACCATCAAGACGTTTCAGGATCATTCTCTTGGCTCTCTTACATTTTGAATGACTGACATTGATGTTGAAAGTAGTTTTTAGAGCTACTTTTTTCTCCTTAACCTTCATTTGGGAAAGTCTTGCATTTTGGTCTTCAAAAATTGTGGTATGGTATTATAATCAACCCTTGGGTTATCAAATGCAGGGTTACACTTATGCTTTGCCTTCAGTTCTAATACTAACTCCAGCATCATTTTTATCCTTAGAAATGTGACAAACAAAGGGGAAGCCTACCTCACATCTATACCTTAGCCTCTTAGTATTTTAAGTTGTGTTGAACCATAGCAATTGGCTAAGCAATAAAGATTTATCACTTTTCTACCCTCGGGTATATCCTTGAATGACATTCCCTTATATAGTTCCTTGTAGTCAGTCAACCTATTACCACTTTCTCTTATTTTGTAGCGCAAGTGTCTCTAAATCTTCAGAATCATAATCTGACTGGCAACTATCATCTTCACCTTCATTTGAACTACAATCAGTAGCACCCTGATTATCTACTGTGGATGATTCAGTGTGGTCAACAATATTAGGAACATTAACTCCCATTTCACTATCCTCAACAGCAAATAGATTAATGATGTTGAATTGATCAGAAACAAAAGACTGTAAAGTCCTAATACCCACATCCTCATCTACTTCATAATATTTACCAGAAAGAAAATATACTATTAGTTGTTGAACACCAACATATCTAACTTGGAAGTATACTCATCTACTATATCTATGAAAGACAGAAGGTCAGAATCATATTGTTTCCAGCTGTGTACTAATTTTCTTGAATATACCACTTCTGGCACCCTAATCCAATCACCTCCATAATGGAATAAAAGGTCTACATCAACCATATCTGTAACCTGCAGAATAGATAATAAAAAGGGATAAGaaacaaaaaattaataaagtaCAGAAACATAACTAAATAGAATAATGGTTGACAATAAGGGGTCGGGACCACGTAATGAAATAACAAATTAAATAGAAAAGGAAATCACACAACACTCTTTCCAGCTAGAAACCAGTAGAAATGATAAGGGCAGGCACATGattcaaataaagtaaaataggaaTGAATTAAAAGATTTGTGAAGTCCCACACATTGAAGGAGATAGTTGTCTTGAGCCTCAATAAACAAAGTATATGGGGGATCATATTATAAAATTAAGAAATCAGTAATGTCTCACCTTCTTAAAGACACATGCATGCCAAATTGGGGACCATATACCCTCATTTCTGCtacaaacaacaataataactaCTTAATACCTCTTTCCCCAAGAGATATACAACAAACAACCATTGAAAATCATAAACTAAGGAACTTCAGCTTTAGAACTCGTGAAACTCTAACCCACAAACCAGAAAAAACAATACCACAAATAAACCCTAACCCACAAATCATAAATCAGAATACCTAAATAAACCCTAACCCACAAACCAGAAAcaacaaaaactcaaaaacaTATGAGAAATGGAATGAAAACAAACATGCAAACAAAAAGAATAACAAACAATTACACTGAGATAAATAAGTGGTAGCACCAGAATCAACACAAATATTTACATTTTAAAAGCCATCTGGAACCGATAATCGTCAAGGTACAAACAGAAACCCTGACAGTAGTAACACAAACCCTCGAACAAAAATCAAGATAAAtacaagaaatgaagaaaaaatagaagaagaaaatgaaatcaAAGTTTAATAGCAGTAGAAAAGTTGTACCTTTGAAGAAGTTTACAGCCAAGTCGGTAGTGGAACTTCACGTCCAAAATCGCCTATCCATTTAGCTCTCAGAATAATCGAGAATCATGACCCTCTTTCTATGATAACCGGGTTGAGGGTTTGTATATTAATGAAGAAAATGGGTCTAGGTAACGGGTCACTGATTGGGTTAATAATTTCCACCGCGTCATTTTTAACTAAAGCCTAATTGACACTATGGACAGCCGTCCAAAAAAGGGATAATTTAATCAATCAGGTTTAGTGACGGTAAGCCTTTAATTGGGCTGAGAGTAAAACTACTAACTAAAGTAGAGGGACATATCAGCGCACCGATAGGCTACAAAATGTTAATAACATCTTAAGAAGATTTTTCTGATATGTTTACCCCGCACCCGAGGACTTACATGCATACATTAAATTAATATAATCTTTTTCTTAagaggaatttttctttctttttttaacgGCATCTTTATCACTACTAAAATggaaagaaaaattaattagCCTTTTAATAGCTACAAGAACAATTCACGATATCTTTGGAAACTTTCATTACATCAATTTTTTACGGGGGTACGAAATGTTAAGAAGATCTTTTACACATGGGTTCAAAAATTACCCTTTTGGGCTTACCCAGGATTAGTCGCGGTAGTGAATTTTGGATACTAAATGGTTAAACAAAAAATCTGCATAATTAAAAAGTAAGTATTTATATTTGAGCCCTTATACAAAAAAAGACTTTGTAGATATATCTTATGCTCTTACCAATGTCATATTCAATATCTTTTCTATATTACGAATCTTGAAAATTTATCTAGCAACGCAGATAAAGGAAAATCCGAAATCTTATTTCCATTTAAAGAACGATAATGCTTACTTGATCTTATAAATGTGATCCAATATTCTTGCATTGCCGTTCCAAAACAAACAACActattttcatcatttcagaGTTATCATCAATACGATATAATGTCCTTCTCTGCATTCGAACAGCAACTCATGATTCAAAGTTATCCATTCATggtacacacacacaaaaaaaaaaaaaggaagaagctTAATTATTTTGTGTTCATGTTTTCTTCTTCTCATTTTACGttcattttcttttatcttgTTTACTTCTTTTTTACTATGTTAAACCATTAACTGGCGGATGCATGTATGATGAAGCAGTGTCACGCGACACCGCTTCGTCAGAAAattttactatatatatatatatatatattatactataagaAAACGGATaagtaagaaaaaaa includes these proteins:
- the LOC107774680 gene encoding uncharacterized protein LOC107774680; its protein translation is MVVLLMSINKIEAYANELRISNPGSDVIINTSKDALAEGNRRFSWMYIYFHALKVGFKSGLRPFVGLDGTFLKGKVKGQLLVVVTLDSLKYFYPIAWAIVEKKSYLELITWNWFLTLLKHSLDLKLEEGFTFISDMQKSVKEKQPKGGGKTKKRPRSLIDEDSDGSMTRSTPSARLTIEEELHLTTPQPSQLS